The following are encoded in a window of Kogia breviceps isolate mKogBre1 chromosome 12, mKogBre1 haplotype 1, whole genome shotgun sequence genomic DNA:
- the CCDC134 gene encoding LOW QUALITY PROTEIN: coiled-coil domain-containing protein 134 (The sequence of the model RefSeq protein was modified relative to this genomic sequence to represent the inferred CDS: inserted 1 base in 1 codon): MASELHAQPGRALGTHGAGSRIERRIRGSSSRDSSICPTQXRFFGFLFPLLPASVITGCLISPDPKFCLNQCLVPLSLERDGGSSRVLDMDLLQFLAFLSVLLLSGTGVTDTLRTSLDPSLEIYKKMFEVKRREQLLALKNLAQLNDVHQQYKILDVMLKGLFKVLEDSRTVLIAADVLPDGPFPQDEKLKDAFSQVVENTAFFGDVVLRFPRIVHHCFDHNSNWNLLIRWGISFCNQSGVFDRGPHSPILSLMAQELGISEKDSDFQNPFKVDHTEFITSSDPFQKALRGEEKRRKKEEKRKEIRKGPRISRSQSEL; the protein is encoded by the exons ATGGCCTCGGAGTTGCACGCCCAGCCGGGAAGAGCTCTGGGGACTCATGGGGCAGGGAGCAGGATTGAGAGACGGATACGTGGGAGTAGCAGTAGAGACAGCAGTATCTGCCCCACGC TCCGCTTTTTCGGCTTTCTCTTCCcacttcttcctgcttcagtcatTACCGGCTGTCTGATTTCCCCTGACCCCAAGTTCTGCCTTAACCAGTGTTTGGTTCCCTTGAGTCTGGAGCGTGACGGTGGAAG CTCCAGAGTCTTGGATATGGACCTTCTTCAGTTCCTGGCCTTCCTCTCTGTCCTGCTACTGTCTGGGACAGGAGTCACAGACACCCTGAGGACCTCCCTGGACCCGAGCCTGGAGATCT ACAAGAAGATGTTTGAGGTGAAGCGGCGGGAGCAGCTGTTGGCGCTGAAAAACCTAGCACAGCTGAACGATgtccaccagcagtacaagatcCTTGATGTCATGCTCAAGGGGCTCTTTAAG GTGCTGGAGGACTCCCGGACAGTGCTCATTGCTGCAGATGTGCTCCCAGATGGGCCCTTCCCCCAGGACGAGAAACTGAAGGATG CTTTCTCCCAAGTGGTGGAGAACACGGCCTTCTTCGGTGATGTGGTGCTGCGCTTCCCAAGGATCGTGCACCACTGCTTTGACCACAACTCCAACTGGAACCTCCTCATCCGCTGGGGCATCAGCTTCTGCAACCAGTCGGGCGTCTTTGACCGGGGCCCCCATTCGCCCATCCTCAGCCTG ATGGCCCAGGAGCTGGGAATCAGCGAGAAAGACTCTGACTTCCAGAACCCATTTAAAGTAGACCACACAGAG TTCATCACCAGCAGTGACCCTTTCCAGAAGGccctgagaggagaggagaaacgccggaagaaagaggagaaacgGAAAGAGATCCGAAAAGGCCCTCGGATCTCAAGATCCCAGTCCGAGTTATAG